One Nocardiopsis gilva YIM 90087 genomic window, ATGCTCCACGCGCTGTCACGCAGGTCGTAGGCCAGGTAGAACCACACATGCCGGTGGCTGACCCACCCGCTATCGCCCCAATCGGTGGCGAACGCGTCGAGCAGCACCAGCCCGCGCCCGGTCTCGGAACCGGTGTCGAACCCGGCCGGATCGATGCGCAGGTATTCACGGACACCCCGGTAGCCATCCGCCATGCCGTTGTCCCGACAGGTCAGCTTGATCCCGTCCAGGGAGCGTTCGGCCACCAGGGTGTAGGTGTCCTCGCTGGTCCCGGAGTCGGAATGCTGGAGGGCGTTGTTGGCCAGCTCGCTACCCAAAAGCGTGAACAGGTAGCGGTACTCGGGGTCGCGCGAGGCCGCGCAGGTGTCGAGAAAGGCCCGGACCAGGGGCATGAGCTCAGGCATCCCCCAAAAGTCGAACCGGCGCCGGTTGTAGGGGGTGTCCCAGGTCCCATTGAAGTAGTGCCGATGGCCGGTCGGGATGAACCGGTTCAGCGGAACGGTCACCTCGGGCAGCGGAGCCACGGGCGTAAGCGAAGACGGCATGAGGGCACTCCTCACATGCAGG contains:
- a CDS encoding ATP-binding protein — translated: MPSSLTPVAPLPEVTVPLNRFIPTGHRHYFNGTWDTPYNRRRFDFWGMPELMPLVRAFLDTCAASRDPEYRYLFTLLGSELANNALQHSDSGTSEDTYTLVAERSLDGIKLTCRDNGMADGYRGVREYLRIDPAGFDTGSETGRGLVLLDAFATDWGDSGWVSHRHVWFYLAYDLRDSAWSIA